The proteins below come from a single Drosophila busckii strain San Diego stock center, stock number 13000-0081.31 chromosome X, ASM1175060v1, whole genome shotgun sequence genomic window:
- the LOC108606329 gene encoding uncharacterized protein LOC108606329 isoform X1 codes for MQLLQLQRLASLPLLVCLFLFTSPTPSEAVIEDVLDIIHVVKEVTGGILKAWDIVQSSPLAANIEFPLMREKQRKVLQRLKEVSRQIDQTEAQHAEYVALAIESINTFLSSNVQLMAKMNDIQDTMNRISSRYQQMQNYEAHKDKLEVSTLITFAEWTVSPNAHSVHHLMDRLNIMLLGNEEKQLNFSSTNNLLSQLAHNYEVSADQMCQTMQSSQQFVYSLYTDIALTELKGYTMMEFSWMMLRVYGRGNYTQEAELMRRDYEKRTERTLKLLREVMRRADRILWRCDPKKHVPKVTYDEVTRLLQGYIENEVDLNSDETCRETCSYYQSTRSEGCFKEKFCARQPKCSGRLYNCQFVESDMWVCPAPMNSTRRYEYVEFENGRVLGERKSCSRGTTKVDSWWRYLFWHCSYCFCLCDEQGLKSDRFFNLREAVADIKQNKVVTGLRFVKKNRIFHLQIQEGQLLPRGAINQSTVAWRPVDDYKIFDRNVAKGVDYHTLNYESRSIDLDDIMKADDNSFVVTGVRFRVLGAHLNLEAMLSEFDFKKGELIMPGVNIWQSNDNTDVSGERRVKLNNYNADVPTRTIVSSLPISKDNQYIDFVNSGMDADAAQSTVPFIDIQDVVSNPPVPLAGIGIYFKSRQGFGGFVAPKIITYDFASHVQMPKTFN; via the exons atgcagctgctgcaattgcaacgtTTGGCATCGCTGCCTCTTTTGGTGTGtctctttttgtttacatCGCCCACACCAAGTGAGGCGGTTATAGAGGATGTCTTGGATATTATACATGTTGTTAAAGAGGTAACGGGAGGCATATTAAAAGCCTGGGATATAGTGCAATCCTCACCACTGGCGGCAAATATTGAATTTCCGTTAATGCGTGAGAAACAACGCAAGGTGCTGCAGCGGCTCAAAGAAGTCAGCAGGCAAATTGATCAGACTGAGGCGCAg CATGCTGAATATGTGGCGCTGGCCATTGAATCCATCAACACATTTCTCAGCTCCAATGTGCAGCTGATGGCCAAAATGAATGATATACAAGATACAATGAATCGCATCTCCTCGCGCTatcagcaaatgcaaaactatGAGGCACACAAGGATAAACTGGAAGTGAGCACACTCATCACATTCGCCGAATGGACTGTCTCACCAAATGCACACTCGGTGCATCATTTGATGGATCGTTTGAATATAATGCTGCTGGGTAACGAGGAGAAGCAGCTAAATTTCTCATCAACGAACAATTTGCTGAGCCAACTGGCGCACAACTATGAG GTATCTGCCGATCAGATGTGCCAGACTATGCAATCGTCGCAACAATTTGTGTATTCACTGTACACGGACATTGCACTAACCGAACTAAAGGGCTACACCATGATGGAGTTCAGCTGGATGATGTTGCGCGTCTATGGACGCGGCAACTACACACAGGAAGCCGAACTCATGCGTCGCGACTATGAGAAGCGCACGGAGCGCACACTGAAGCTGCTCAGGGAGGTAATGCGTCGTGCCGATCGCATTCTATGGCGCTGTGATCCTAAGAAGCATGTGCCCAAGGTTACCTACGATGAGGTCACACGTCTGCTCCAAGGCTACATTGAGAACGAGGTGGATTTGAATAGCGATGAGACATGCCGTGAAACTTGTTCCTACTATCAATCGACACGCAGCGAGGGATGCTTCAAGGAGAAATTCTGTGCCCGCCAGCCCAAGTGCTCGGGACGTCTATACAATTGTCAGTTTGTTGAGTCAGACATGTGGGTGTGTCCGGCGCCCATGAACAGCACACGTCGCTATGAGTATGTAGAATTCGAGAATGGACGTGTGCTGGGCGAGCGCAAGAGCTGCTCACGTGGCACCACCAAGGTGGACAGCTGGTGGCGTTACTTATTCTGGCATTGCAGCTACTGCTTCTGCCTTTGCGATGAGCAGGGTCTTAAGTCTGATCGCTTTTTCAATCTACGCGAAGCCGTTGCGGACATCAAGCAAAACAA AGTCGTCACTGGTCTGCGCTTTGTGAAGAAGAATCGCATATTCCATCTGCAGATACAGGAGGgacagctgctgccacgcgGCGCTATCAATCAATCGACAGTTGCCTGGAGGCCAGTGGatgattacaaaatatttgatagaAATGTTGCCAAGGGCGTTGACTATCATACGCTTAACTATGAGAGTCGCTCCATTGATTTGGATGATATTATGAAAGCAGATGACAATAGCTTTGTGGTCACCGGTGTGCGTTTCCGTGTGCTGGGCGCTCATCTGAATCTGGAAGCCATGCTCAGCGAATTCGATTTCAAAAAGGGTGAACTCATTATGCCAGGCGTCAACATCTGGCAGTCCAACGATAATACCGATGTGAGCGGTGAACGCAG AGTGAAGCTGAATAACTATAATGCTGATGTGCCCACGCGCACAATTGTCAGCTCACTGCCTATATCGAAGGACAATCAGTATATAGACTTTGTCAATTCGGGCATGGATGCGGATGCAGCCCAAAGCACTGTGCCCTTCATCGATATACAAGATGTCGTTTCAAATCCGCCAGTGCCACTTGCCGGCATCGGCATCTACTTCAAGTCGCGTCAAGGCTTTGGCGGCTTTGTAgcgccaaaaataataacCTACGATTTTGCATCACATGTGCAGATGCCAAAGACCTTTAACTaa
- the LOC108606329 gene encoding uncharacterized protein LOC108606329 isoform X2, giving the protein MALLLFMAAATALLLLLSSSTTAAQAAYANRIPALEVEALRLNYISLEQALWQYLGKTANSQNNRESQLRKVYDSHRDFINKPLMSQRYDKSRYETILHHYEWTLLDMKLVELNSIFDFFKAHTMKSNTSNDLEELAVLDLTKAVLRNDSNFSMSQVFQEIERTMVSQSLYYRAMLVSADQMCQTMQSSQQFVYSLYTDIALTELKGYTMMEFSWMMLRVYGRGNYTQEAELMRRDYEKRTERTLKLLREVMRRADRILWRCDPKKHVPKVTYDEVTRLLQGYIENEVDLNSDETCRETCSYYQSTRSEGCFKEKFCARQPKCSGRLYNCQFVESDMWVCPAPMNSTRRYEYVEFENGRVLGERKSCSRGTTKVDSWWRYLFWHCSYCFCLCDEQGLKSDRFFNLREAVADIKQNKVVTGLRFVKKNRIFHLQIQEGQLLPRGAINQSTVAWRPVDDYKIFDRNVAKGVDYHTLNYESRSIDLDDIMKADDNSFVVTGVRFRVLGAHLNLEAMLSEFDFKKGELIMPGVNIWQSNDNTDVSGERRVKLNNYNADVPTRTIVSSLPISKDNQYIDFVNSGMDADAAQSTVPFIDIQDVVSNPPVPLAGIGIYFKSRQGFGGFVAPKIITYDFASHVQMPKTFN; this is encoded by the exons ATGGCACTGCTCCTGTTCATGGCAGCGGCGacagctctgctgctgctgctgtcatcaTCGACAACAGCTGCGCAGGCTGCTTATGCAAATCGCATACCTGCTTTGGAAGTGGAGGCACTGCGCCTAAACTATATAAGCCTGGAGCAGGCTCTGTGGCAATATTTGGGCAAAACGGCCAACAGCCAAAATAATCGCGAGTCTCAGCTGCGCAAAGTTTATGATTCGCATCGTGATTTTATAAACAAGCCGCTAATGTCGCAACGCTATGATAAATCACGCTATGAGACGATACTGCATCATTATGAGTGGACATTGCTGGACATGAAATTGGTGGAGCTGAATAGTATATTTGATTTCTTCAAG GCGCATACCATGAAATCAAATACAAGCAACGACTTGGAAGAGCTTGCTGTGCTGGATTTAACAAAAGCCGTATTGCGCAATGATAGCAACTTTTCCATGTCGCAAGTGTTTCAGGAAATTGAGAGAACCATGGTGTCGCAGTCGCTCTACTACAGGGCTATGCTG GTATCTGCCGATCAGATGTGCCAGACTATGCAATCGTCGCAACAATTTGTGTATTCACTGTACACGGACATTGCACTAACCGAACTAAAGGGCTACACCATGATGGAGTTCAGCTGGATGATGTTGCGCGTCTATGGACGCGGCAACTACACACAGGAAGCCGAACTCATGCGTCGCGACTATGAGAAGCGCACGGAGCGCACACTGAAGCTGCTCAGGGAGGTAATGCGTCGTGCCGATCGCATTCTATGGCGCTGTGATCCTAAGAAGCATGTGCCCAAGGTTACCTACGATGAGGTCACACGTCTGCTCCAAGGCTACATTGAGAACGAGGTGGATTTGAATAGCGATGAGACATGCCGTGAAACTTGTTCCTACTATCAATCGACACGCAGCGAGGGATGCTTCAAGGAGAAATTCTGTGCCCGCCAGCCCAAGTGCTCGGGACGTCTATACAATTGTCAGTTTGTTGAGTCAGACATGTGGGTGTGTCCGGCGCCCATGAACAGCACACGTCGCTATGAGTATGTAGAATTCGAGAATGGACGTGTGCTGGGCGAGCGCAAGAGCTGCTCACGTGGCACCACCAAGGTGGACAGCTGGTGGCGTTACTTATTCTGGCATTGCAGCTACTGCTTCTGCCTTTGCGATGAGCAGGGTCTTAAGTCTGATCGCTTTTTCAATCTACGCGAAGCCGTTGCGGACATCAAGCAAAACAA AGTCGTCACTGGTCTGCGCTTTGTGAAGAAGAATCGCATATTCCATCTGCAGATACAGGAGGgacagctgctgccacgcgGCGCTATCAATCAATCGACAGTTGCCTGGAGGCCAGTGGatgattacaaaatatttgatagaAATGTTGCCAAGGGCGTTGACTATCATACGCTTAACTATGAGAGTCGCTCCATTGATTTGGATGATATTATGAAAGCAGATGACAATAGCTTTGTGGTCACCGGTGTGCGTTTCCGTGTGCTGGGCGCTCATCTGAATCTGGAAGCCATGCTCAGCGAATTCGATTTCAAAAAGGGTGAACTCATTATGCCAGGCGTCAACATCTGGCAGTCCAACGATAATACCGATGTGAGCGGTGAACGCAG AGTGAAGCTGAATAACTATAATGCTGATGTGCCCACGCGCACAATTGTCAGCTCACTGCCTATATCGAAGGACAATCAGTATATAGACTTTGTCAATTCGGGCATGGATGCGGATGCAGCCCAAAGCACTGTGCCCTTCATCGATATACAAGATGTCGTTTCAAATCCGCCAGTGCCACTTGCCGGCATCGGCATCTACTTCAAGTCGCGTCAAGGCTTTGGCGGCTTTGTAgcgccaaaaataataacCTACGATTTTGCATCACATGTGCAGATGCCAAAGACCTTTAACTaa
- the LOC108606328 gene encoding E3 ubiquitin-protein ligase Ubr3: MDEDNNISNSDISIDDADQDDDQLEEHEHDPLDDDDDDNDDMATGYTPQFTAASDGAGVTTFATPRPVGEAVNSPFKDWDSSFSERSSSGSGASSSRAHAEDNNGSSDGNAGAKPSFIFGTSSFILRSRKEVARLINKECCRGGPTPDLDSIMETLFNPGTPIDNPDNIEWVRWLIAGGRTPKEFLKIVRSYDNHAKCGLVWVPHVVAYRCRTCGISPCMSICRDCFKKGNHTNHDFNMFLSQAGGACDCGDTSVMKAEGFCSDHGINNRVNRNPVSKTLLAVAEAVMPKLLFRLLQHFREHSDASLQAHAVTSYSCEAFANMLIDLNNMGEIMRKVMTRTLISTEVYAYFMELPIQDTRNGRFLKANREKYVDAVNRFPNPEPPDEYRDLPALAEKLVHSTLLEEFIFWTFKFEFPQTLVCFLLNMLPDQDYKEHLTRTFVMHYSRIPSVLEMSRDPDTLSNRVVHMSVQLFSNESLALKMVNELSLLHVMIISLKLMMSKILIQNTLHDPTKNFHFVIDCTRQVMKDHCYWPLVSDFNNVLSHESVALVFLRDDNLIDMWFQFLQMLQGMNVNIRETASHVEFEPNSYYAAFSCELEASAYPMWSIISHLQDGTHAHLAKKIINYCITTLHEWLDSIYFREPKLSMDEMMQASFHFPLHRYLAAFICQAVTKMGISLNEVLPSRPDILPQLMIHPLRVQSFFYEILAGKWVRNGLQIKGQAMTYIQANFCNSMADMDLFFLQICATNLSQYFFLQNTIELFDVGRFLETAPLKQPQKPEQSSMLEGFLTFLATLVTSRTNLGNDEATQCIIEISALLATENKTHSQLLELMPERSGNVHTKNFETFLKKLSIYKKPSCNTENLEQGLFTPIDEIWEEHYDPLHVLLRAVHRRDFQSSLDRYTNYVKSKSKMPASGNLWPPFRLPKAVGAAFTDPARILNSRLFHSTILSIFYRAVHTRDVSEHLLALAVFLLEIAVETSGDLNPDLASADSASCSTGAAASNSSPVAMVECEPPNKGYSYFGGNRREPPPLFHCYPTDNLACNLRHVVNKVSLKSRDPSVAAAYRSNPFYNDLEFDVDSEAMRMIADSYALDDLDDGSGAMSLARPQHPHPHQQQQQQQLQQLQQRNHNNNNAMSRMRMEVALVPDLSVVAETGVVLLQDNPEDDHDTAMDMSPPNAVDFHHFPLQQITLPESGMEVAIRRDLLLAETNTMEERERAGILPAANEMFSPATPSGSGMLLPFQRVRLPVAVPTNNMDIVPSHGHGHTLGGGAGGSVGGVGIGGGAAGVSTGMLYDAGAGGARKRTVDLAYGGGSGGAGKNNELQLEESILSLLLKMHSQLSGNLDSFSLSDVEGDDEVEGAQGGMPMELDCNEPSTSSTALAERAQQRRQNYDNIQVSSSRIGDGPYFIGNLLRKIATRDEQCAQNIDEIRQRLWPNQREKQAEARAREAKEKEERRKRAQERQQKIMQDFTNKQKQFMQSVAATATMDSGLSDEDEEGMYEEQPREKEYDCIICNCTTPSTESNPIGLVVLVESSGIVGYRRRTNDRLPLPLNDENRGNLAMTTRLSTEFYRRTEQLSHKFGDESWYLSNNMACDNGVHVQSCGHHVHLTCLEAYLKTLYTTSRPSSQDRGEFYCPVCRQLSNSVLPLSPQLDRPANLVRAGNPPFEEIVADLTQLIKENAKMPVNINPYMSENPTKLTEAMGHAMEVMTTISQRKVKCNNITFRKLFIFVTSIARTNLEAEIIQRGGSLVSTNVTRYKPMRDCILPLLHVLSVHVRVLVEWPLWSSWASLAGLPVDNSEPLPAHCREMIPSLLCDPIALLLKFILLAPLNLDQIYFTAMVKVTYNLLYYQIVVQLCSKLTDYECEHIIKLYGGDGPLKTVPDPNGLNQNCEELGRAIALVLRNTNRLSPVRHESSVPCSSACAHARNNARAKANAKSSQIELNLKAKEQTMQAVALNFLRIAALLRQHLYGHEMPEISAPGLEFVRLVYYLELVTESMDWNRFNAAKGLCFIPNTDVSLPTSWCKEFMAIKPPTDTVRNLILMKQHSVWYQPKLLELPREYERLFTYYHERPCLNCYKVPKESSICLFCGTIVCLKQNCCAEKECCEAVRHTLSCGGGIGIFLVVTSTYIIVIRGRRACLWGSLYLDDFDEEDRDLKRGKPLYLSKERFDMLEQQWLAHKFAHTKHTWVFHRDLL, encoded by the exons ATGGATGAAGATAACAACATATCCAATTCTGACATAAGCATCGATGATGCTGATCAGGATGATGATCAGCTGGAGGAGCACGAGCATGATCCGCtggatgacgatgatgatgacaatgATGATATGGCCACGGGCTATACTCCACAGTTTACAGCAGCCAGCGATGGCGCTGGTGTCACAACTTTTGCTACTCCACGCCCAGTTGGGGAAGCGGTAAATTCGCCGTTCAAAGATTGGGATTCGTCGTTTtctgagcgcagcagcagtggaAGCGGCGCCTCTAGCAGCAGAGCTCATGCAGAGGATAACAATGGTAGCAGTGATGGGAATGCTGGCGCCAAGCCTAGCTTTATATTTGGCACATCATCATTCATATTACGCAGCCGCAAGGAGGTGGCCAGGCTTATAAATAAGGAGTGCTGCCGTGGCGGGCCGACACCCGATTTGGACTCCATCATGGAGACACTCTTCAATCCGGGCACGCCCATTGATAATCCAGACAATATTGAGTGGGTTCGTTGGCTGATTGCAGGTGGTCGTACGCCCAAGGAGTTTCTCAAAATAG TTCGCAGCTATGATAATCATGCCAAATGCGGTTTGGTCTGGGTGCCACATGTGGTGGCATATCGCTGTCGCACCTGTGGCATCTCTCCCTGCATGTCCATATGCCGTGACTGCTTCAAGAAGGGCAATCACACCAATCATGACTTTAACATGTTTTTGTCGCAAGCAGGCGGAGCTTGCGATTGCGGCGATACCTCTGTAATGAAGGCCGAGGGCTTTTGCAGTGATCATGGCATTAACAATCGTGTAAATCGCAATCCAGTGTCCAAGACTCTGCTGGCCGTTGCCGAGGCGGTAATGCCAAAGTTGCTGTTTCGCCTGTTGCAACATTTCCGTGAGCACAGCGATGCCTCGTTGCAGGCCCATGCGGTCACATCTTATTCATGCGAGGCATTTGCCAATATGCTCATCGATCTGAACAATATGGGCGAGATAATGCGCAAGGTTATGACGCGCACGCTCATTAGCACCGAggtatatgcatattttatggaATTACCCATACAGGATACGCGCAATGGACGTTTCCTGAAAGCAAATCGTGAGAAATATGTCGACGCTGTTAATCGATTTCCCAATCCCGAGCCGCCCGATGAGTATAGGGATTTGCCTGCGCTGGCCGAGAAACTGGTGCATAGCACTCTGCTCGAAGAATTCATATTCTggacatttaaatttgagtttCCGCAAACGTTGGTCTGCTTTCTGCTCAACATGCTACCCGATCAGGACTACAAG GAGCATCTGACACGCACTTTTGTCATGCACTACAGCCGTATACCATCCGTGCTGGAAATGAGCCGCGATCCGGACACGCTCAGCAACCGCGTGGTGCACATGAGCGTTCAGCTCTTCTCCAACGAAAGCTTGGCGCTCAAAATGGTCAACGAGCTGTCGCTGTTGCATGTTATGATCATTAGCTTGAAACTAATGATGTCAAagatattaatacaaaatactttGCATG ATCCGACAAAGAATTTTCATTTCGTCATCGATTGCACTCGTCAAGTAATGAAGGATCATTGCTATTGGCCACTTGTCTCGGATTTCAACAATGTGCTCTCACACGAATCTGTTGCACTTGTCTTCTTGCGCGACGACAATCTCATTGACATGTGGTTCCAGTTTCTACAAATGCTGCAGGGCATGAATGTTAATATACGTGAGACGGCTTCGCATGTCGAATTCGAACCGAACAGCTACTATGCTGCCTTCTCCTGTGAGCTGGAGGCAAGCGCCTATCCCATGTGGTCGATCATTTCGCATTTGCAGGATGGCACACATGCTCATTTGGCCAAAAAGATTATTAACTATTGCATAACCACGCTACATGAATGGCTCGACTCTATCTACTTTAGGGAGCCCAAATTGTCAATG GATGAAATGATGCAAGCTTCATTCCATTTTCCGCTCCATCGTTATCTGGCCGCCTTCATCTGTCAGGCGGTTACCAAAATGGGCATTAGTCTCAATGAAGTGTTGCCCTCGCGTCCGGACATATTGCCACAGTTGATGATACATCCGCTACGTGTGCAG AGCTTCTTTTATGAAATACTCGCTGGCAAATGGGTGCGCAATGGACTGCAGATCAAGGGCCAAGCCATGACCTATATACAggcaaacttttgcaattcGATGGCCGACATGGATCTATTCTTTTTGCAAATCTGCGCCACAAATCTATCGCAATATTTCTTTCTACAAAACACCATTGAGCTCTTCGATGTGGGCCGGTTTCTCGAGACAGCGCCATTAAAGCAACCACAAAAACCAGAGCAGTCATCCATGTTAGAGGGTTTTCTTACATTCCTTGCAACGCTTGTGACAAGTCGCACCAATCTGGGCAATGACGAGGCCACCCAGTGTATTATAGAAATCAGCGCATTGTTGGCCACTGAAAACAAGACACACTCGCAACTGCTAGAACTCATGCCCGAACGCTCGGGCAATGTGCATACCAAGAACTTTGAGACTTTCCTCAAGAAACTCTCCATTTACAAGAAGCCGTCGTGCAACACTGAGAATCTCGAGCAAGGACTCTTTACGCCCATTGACGAGATATGGGAGGAACACTACGATCCCTTGCATGTGCTACTGCGCGCAGTGCATCGTCGCGATTTCCAATCGTCGCTAGACCGCTATACCAACTATGTCAAGTCGAAGAGCAAAATGCCCGCCAGCGGTAATCTTTGGCCACCGTTTAGATTGCCAAAGGCCGTGGGCGCTGCCTTCACCGATCCTGCTCGTATACTCAACTCGCGTCTCTTTCACTCAACCATATTGTCGATCTTTTATCGTGCTGTGCATACACGCGATGTGTCCGAGCATCTGCTCGCCCTGGCAGTCTTTCTGCTGGAGATTGCAGTGGAGACAAGCGGCGATCTGAACCCTGACCTGGCTTCAGCTGAtagcgccagctgcagcacagGAGCCGCTGCTTCAAATTCCTCGCCAGTGGCAATGGTGGAATGTGAGCCACCGAACAAGGGCTACAGCTATTTTGGCGGCAATCGACGTGAGCCGCCTCCACTCTTTCATTGCTATCCAACGGATAATCTCGCCTGCAATTTGCGTCATGTGGTCAACAAGGTGTCGCTCAAGTCGCGCGATCCGAGTGTAGCCGCCGCCTATCGCTCCAATCCGTTTTACAACGACTTGGAATTTGATGTAGACTCAGAGGCTATGCGCATGATTGCTGACTCATATGCTCTCGACGATCTAGACGATGGCTCGGGCGCCATGAGCCTTGCACGCCCTCAGCATCCGCATccacaccaacagcagcagcagcagcagcttcagcagcttcagcagcgcaaccacaacaacaacaatgccatgTCCAGAATGCGCATGGAAGTGGCACTGGTGCCGGATCTTTCGGTGGTGGCCGAGACGGGTGTGGTGTTGCTACAGGACAACCCTGAGGATGACCATGACACCGCTATGGACATGAGTCCGCCAAATGCTGTAGACTTTCATCACTTTCCATTGCAGCAAATTACGCTGCCCGAGAGCGGCATGGAGGTGGCCATACGGCGTGATCTGCTGCTGGCCGAAACCAATACCATGGAGGAGCGTGAGCGCGCTGGCATCCTGCCCGCCGCCAATGAGATGTTCTCACCGGCCACGCCCTCGGGCAGCGGCATGCTGCTGCCGTTCCAGCGTGTGCGTCTGCCCGTTGCCGTGCCCACTAACAACATGGACATTGTGCCCTCACATGGGCATGGGCACACTTTGGGCGGCGGCGCTGGTGGATCCGTTGGCGGTGTTGGCATTGGTGGCGGCGCTGCCGGCGTTAGCACTGGCATGCTCTATGATGCGGGCGCCGGCGGCGCACGCAAACGCACCGTGGACTTGGCCTACGGTGGTGGTAGTGGTGGTGCGGGCAAAAATAATGAACTGCAACTAGAGGAGAGCATATTGTCACTGCTGCTAAAGATGCACTCACAGCTTAGCGGTAACTTGGACAGCTTCTCGCTGAGCGATGTCGAAGGGGATGACGAAGTTGAAGGCGCCCAGGGTGGTATGCCCATGGAACTGGACTGCAATGAGCCAAGTACCTCCTCCACGGCGCTGGCCGAGCGCGCCCAGCAGCGTCGCCAGAACTACGATAACATACAAGTGTCCAGCTCTCGCATTGGCGACGGTCCCTACTTCATAGGCAATCTGCTGCGCAAGATTGCGACGCGGGATGAGCAGTGCGCTCAAAACATTGACGAGATACGCCAACGCCTCTGGCCCAATCAGCGCGAGAAGCAGGCGGAGGCACGTGCTCGCGAGGCCAAGGAGAAGGAGGAGCGACGCAAGCGGGCGCAAGAGCGTCAGCAGAAGATCATGCAGGATTTCaccaacaagcaaaagcagttTATGCAGTCGGTTGCCGCTACAGCTACCATGGACTCTGGGCTGTCGGACGAGGATGAGGAGGGCATGTACGAGGAGCAGCCGCGTGAGAAGGAATATGATTGCATCATCTGCAATTGCACCACGCCCAGCACTGAAAGCAATCCCATTGGCCTGGTGGTCTTGGTCGAGTCAAGCGGCATTGTCGGCTATCGCCGTCGCACCAACGATCgtttgccgctgccgctgaaCGATGAGAACCGCGGTAACTTGGCCATGACCACGCGTCTGAGCACCGAATTCTATCGCCGCACCGAGCAGCTGAGCCACAAGTTTGGCGACGAGTCCTGGTACTTGTCGAACAACATGGCCTGTGACAATGGCGTGCATGTGCAGTCGTGTGGCCATCATGTGCATCTGACTTGCCTGGAGGCGTACCTGAAGACGCTCTACACCACGTCGCGTCCATCGTCGCAGGATCGTGGCGAATTCTATTGCCCAGTTTGTCGCCAGTTGTCCAATTCGGTGTTGCCGCTGAGTCCGCAACTGGATCGTCCCGCGAATCTGGTGCGCGCCGGCAATCCGCCGTTCGAGGAGATTGTCGCGGATCTGACCCAGCTCATCAAAGAGAACGCAAAGATGCCGGTGAATATTAATCCATACATGAGCGAA AACCCCACAAAGCTAACCGAAGCTATGGGTCATGCCATGGAGGTCATGACCACCATATCCCAGCGCAAGGTCAAGTGCAACAACATAACGTTCCGCAAGCTCTTCATCTTTGTGACCTCCATAGCGCGCACAAACCTGGAGGCCGAGATTATCCAGCGCGGCGGTTCGCTTGTCTCAACGAATGTCACACGCTACAAGCCGATGCGGGACTGCATACTCCCGTTGCTGCACGTGCTCTCGGTGCATGTGCGCGTCCTGGTCGAGTGGCCACTGTGGAGCAGCTGGGCCTCGCTGGCGGGCTTGCCCGTGGACAATTCCGAACCGTTGCCGGCGCATTGCCGTGAGATGATCCCTAGTCTATTGTGCGATCCCATAGCGCTGCTCCTGAAGTTTATACTACTGGCTCCGCTGAATCTGGATCAGA TTTACTTCACCGCCATGGTCAAGGTCACGTACAATCTACTTTATTATCAGATCGTAGTGCAGCTTTGCTCCAAGCTCACCGATTACGAGTGCGAgcacattattaaattatatggcGGCGACGGCCCGCTGAAGACAGTGCCAGACCCCAATGGCCTGAATCAGAATTGCGAGGAGCTGGGCAGAGCCATTGCACTGGTGCTTAGGAATACGAATCGCTTGTCGCCGGTGCGACACGAGAGCAGCGTGCCATGCAGCAGCGCCTGTGCCCATGCCAGGAACAACGCCAGGGCCAAGGCCAACGCCAAATCCAGCCAGATCGAACTAAACCTAAAAGCCAAGGAGCAGACAATGCAAGCGGTCGCCTTGAATTTCTTGCGCATTGCCGCTCTATTGCGTCAGCATTTGTACGGGCACGAGATGCCGGAAATTTCAGCGCCAGGCTTGGAGTTTGTGCGTCTCGTTTACTATCTCGAACTGGTCACCGAGTCCATGGACTGGAATCGCTTCAATGCAGCCAAAGGTCTATGCTTTATACCCAACACAGATGTGTCATTGCCAACGTCCTGGTGCAAGGAGTTCATGGCCATCAAACCGCCCACGGACACTGTGCGCAATCTAATACTCATGAAGCAGCACTCGGTGTGGTACCAGCCGAAGCTGCTCGAGCTGCCACGCGAGTACGAGCGACTATTCACG TATTATCATGAGCGTCCCTGCCTAAACTGCTACAAGGTGCCCAAGGAGAGCTCCATTTGCCTCTTCTGCGGCACCATTGTCTGCCTCAAGCAGAACTGCTGCGCCGAGAAGGAATGTTGTGAAGCAGTTCGC caCACACTCTCGTGCGGCGGTGGCATTGGCATCTTTTTGGTAGTTACCTCCACCTACATTATTGTCATCAGAGGACGCCGCGCCTGTCTCTGGGGCTCGCTTTATTTGGACGACTTTGATGAGGAGGATCGTGACCTCAA ACGTGGCAAGCCGCTCTACTTGAGCAAGGAGCGATTCGATATGCTGGAGCAGCAGTGGTTGGCGCATAAGTTTGCGCATACCAAGCACACTTGGGTATTCCATCGGGATCTCTTGTGA
- the LOC108606876 gene encoding uncharacterized protein LOC108606876, with protein MFYNTTSLTADIETFVYVYCKTLISTLVELCSMDVDIEWHPMTRLEILEQLEKRALFIPNAPRLPLEQLEQIYRDFLVPQPRRERRRIQATDADPPLQRPLPSCSIEQLMKRIQVVSMAGDKRSAEVSQQLQAKRMKLDEQR; from the exons ATGTTTTACAACACTACAAGCCTCACTGCAGACATagaaacatttgtttatgtttattgtaaGACATTAATATCCACCTTAGTGGAGCTTTGCTCCATGGACGTTGACATAGAGTGGCATCCTATGACGCGCCTGGAGATTCTGGAGCAATTGGAAAAG CGTGCGTTATTTATACCAAATGCGCCAAGATTgccgctggagcagctggagcagatCTATCGGGATTTTCTAGTGCCGCAACCACGTCGAGAACGCCGACGCATTCAAGCGACAGACGCTGATCCGCCGCTGCAGCGGCCACTGCCCAGCTGCTCCATTGAGCAGCTTATGAAGCGCATACAGGTGGTTTCTATGGCGGGGGACAAGCGATCAGCTGAAGtatcgcagcagctgcaggccaAAAGAATGAAGTTAGATGAGCAAAGATGA